In Candidatus Sodalis pierantonius str. SOPE, one DNA window encodes the following:
- a CDS encoding HI1450 family dsDNA-mimic protein — protein sequence MDLDNLLTDDETLEAAYDIFLELAQDNLDLADILLFNLQFEQRGAAEVFDPSEAWHEQVDFDLNPDLFAEVVIGLAEQDRMAVNDVFARILICRARTEKVCHILWKE from the coding sequence ATGGATCTGGACAATCTTCTGACGGATGACGAAACGCTCGAAGCGGCCTACGATATTTTTCTCGAACTGGCGCAGGATAATCTCGATCTGGCGGATATCCTGCTGTTCAATTTGCAATTTGAACAGCGGGGCGCGGCAGAGGTGTTTGACCCCTCAGAGGCGTGGCATGAGCAGGTGGATTTCGATCTCAACCCCGATCTGTTCGCCGAAGTGGTGATAGGGCTGGCGGAACAGGACAGGATGGCGGTCAACGACGTGTTTGCGCGTATCCTGATTTGCCGCGCCCGCACCGAGAAAGTCTGCCACATCTTGTGGAAGGAGTGA